Proteins from a genomic interval of Colletotrichum higginsianum IMI 349063 chromosome 6, whole genome shotgun sequence:
- a CDS encoding Alpha-mannosyltransferase: protein MLLRTARPAKKTATLPLRRLWANASYLQPLTPRPRMLSFSARKIQMSERDREDLAVYSGTSLRPDPPEWGYGDGDEFLVHGVRHSEAFATSSEVVQVCSSSNLYSRARNARLIMSNTIPDMASQAVMPYCIWYPDVATEDTYREIVRRYPEMRYQVGRACAVAGYKTLFDELDLLPDVSIAEEARDNGHTDIFEAIVAQPVRYAVMNDYTRSVDFQNPRPGACLNGDAAVRSSLQPHATAEEVEAASDEEPALRHRPDHYFDIQEDANAGIFTWPYPGSASLRNEDIDLLHKPLPRDLPPLNKDILILMAAWDGNIDRYARLRRPITISNEITAVVRGAYHHTPFARWLETCVDDIFPRSYYNTLVRQAFHARFIMNDDLSRIDSEIDGETLPELFWWPHCPHEETLRELAWRRPDFQHQVTLACIAGNYRDLFIEISDGIKPTEQQLDAAIVSPNKFYREHLQQRAKEEGIQLSPFEISDRWCEQGWPSEEHWTKDYLRPNKEFYRGYYALKMPDELVNTPDDHDEDWQVEYFPPEDNLLNYHMHLQLGDWQRLISANDKTRQKAKAKGGFRLYSTDEDRKRREGPPPQPKFPKTSVIPGHESD from the coding sequence ATGCTGCTGCGAACAGCCAGGCCTGCCAAAAAAACAGCAACTTTGCCGCTGCGTCGGCTCTGGGCCAATGCTTCTTATCTTCAACCTTTGACTCCTCGTCCACGAATGCTCTCATTCTCTGCAAGGAAAATACAGATGAgcgagagagacagagaggaCCTTGCTGTTTACAGCGGAACTTCCCTGCGACCAGACCCACCAGAATGGGGTTACGGTGACGGGGACGAGTTCCTCGTCCATGGGGTTCGACACTCCGAAGCCTTCGCCACGTCCTCGGAAGTTGTCCAAGTCTGCTCTAGCAGCAACCTGTACTCCAGGGCTCGCAACGCCCGTCTCATCATGAGCAACACCATTCCAGACATGGCTTCCCAGGCCGTGATGCCTTACTGCATCTGGTATCCCGACGTTGCCACCGAGGACACCTATCGCGAGATCGTCCGCCGTTACCCGGAGATGCGCTATCAAGTCGGCCGAGCCTGTGCCGTTGCAGGATACAAAACGCTcttcgacgagctcgacttGCTACCGGATGTCTCGATTGCCGAAGAAGCCCGGGACAACGGCCACACCGACATTTTTGAGGCCATTGTTGCTCAACCCGTGCGATATGCCGTTATGAACGACTACACGCGATCCGTTGATTTTCAGAACCCACGACCGGGAGCTTGTCTCAACGGAGACGCCGCTGTTCGATCTTCGCTGCAACCCCATGCAACCGCTGAAGAGGTCGAAGCCGCCTCCGATGAGGAACCTGCGTTGCGCCATCGGCCCGACCACTACTTTGACATTCAAGAAGACGCCAATGCCGGTATTTTCACGTGGCCCTACCCTGGAAGCGCCTCCTTACGAAACGAGGACATCGACCTGCTGCACAAGCCCCTTCCCAGAGATTTGCCTCCACTCAACAAAGACATCTTGATCCTCATGGCCGCCTGGGACGGCAACATTGACCGATATGCTCGCCTGCGACGCCCAATCACCATCTCAAACGAGATCACGGCTGTTGTGCGCGGAGCCTACCACCACACGCCGTTCGCGCGGTGGCTCGAAACATgcgtcgacgacatcttcCCCCGCAGCTACTACAACACCCTTGTTCGGCAAGCTTTCCACGCTAGGTTCATCATGAACGACGACCTCTCCCGCATCGATAGCGAGATCGATGGCGAAACCCTTCCCGAGTTGTTTTGGTGGCCCCACTGCCCGCACGAGGAGACCCTGCGCGAGCTGGCGTGGCGCCGACCTGACTTCCAACACCAAGTCACACTCGCCTGCATCGCCGGGAACTATCGAGATCTTTTCATCGAAATTTCTGACGGCATAAAGCCGACAGAGCAACAGCTGGACGCAGCGATTGTGTCCCCAAACAAGTTCTACAGGGAGCATCTTCAGCAACGTGCCAAAGAAGAGGGGATCCAACTGAGTCCGTTTGAAATTTCTGACAGGTGGTGCGAACAGGGGTGGCCCTCTGAGGAGCATTGGACCAAAGATTACCTCCGACCGAACAAGGAGTTCTACAGGGGCTACTATGCGTTAAAGATGCCAGATGAGCTCGTAAACACGCCCGACGATCACGATGAAGATTGGCAAGTGGAGTACTTTCCACCCGAGGACAACCTTCTCAACTACCACATGCATCTACAGTTGGGCGACTGGCAGCGACTGATTAGTGCCAATGATAAAACGAGACAAAAAGCGAAAGCTAAAGGGGGTTTCAGGCTGTATTCAACAGATGAGGATCGCAAACGCCGAGAAGGACCGCCTCCTCAGCCAAAGTTTCCTAAAACATCAGTAATTCCTGGTCACGAGAGTGACTAG